The Pseudomonas oryzicola genomic sequence GACCTGGACTGGCAGTGGTATGACGACAAACGCTTCATGACTCGCCTGGGCAGCACATTGAGCCCCGGCCGGGTGAAGGCCAGCGAGTACTGCGTCATCTATTACACCGGCGGCCATGGGGTGATGTACGACTTTGTCGATAACCAGCCGCTGCAGGAACTGGCGCGCCAGGTGTATGAGAACAGCGGCATTATCGCTGCAGTCTGCCACGGTGTTGTCGGCCTGCTGAACATCAAGCTCAGCGACCACACCCTGTTGCTGAAGGGGCGCAAGGTGACCGGCTTTTCCAACACCGAGGAAAAGCTCGCCGAGCTGGACAAGGTGGTCCCGTTCCTGACGGAGAACGAGCTGGGTGCGCGCGGCGGCGACTACAGCAAGCATGAGGACCCGTGGATGCCCTACGTGGTGGTCGATGATCGCCTGATTACCGGGCAGAACCCGGCCTCCACCGCCCTGCTGGCCGAGAAGGTATTGGCGAAACTGAAACAGAGGTGAAGCTGACAACGAAGTTCGGCTTTTCTGTAAAGTCGCAACACTTGTCGCCTACAGCCGAAGCATCATCAAGCACATAGGATCGATGTCGACCTGTTCACCCCGAACAGCAAGGGTCAACGGAGCGGCACGCCTATGGCAACTAGCAAGACTCACATTATCAACTGGCGGAAATTGTTGCTGATTCTGGCAATCGGCATGATACCCGTGCTATCCGGGTTGCTGGTGATGGACTATCAGCTGGAAAGGAAACTTGAAGAGAACGCCAGGATTTCCGTTCAGGAGGCGGTGTTCAGCATCGATCAGGCACTGGACCGCATGGAGGCCAGCCTGGAGAAAACTCTGCCGCTGGCCGGCAAACCCTGTGTCGAAGTGCTGGGTGCGCTGGACCAGAGAGTCGCCAGCAGCCCGCACCTTCGCTCATTGGTGCTGACCCGCGGCAAACAAGCGTATTGTGCGACGGACATGGACCCCTTGGAGTATCTCTCCGCTTTTTCCGGGTCCGGGCTGCAGACACAACTGGCATTCGACGCCCCTTCGTCGCCCAACGCGGCGATCATCAAGATCCAGAAACCGCACAGCGACCCCGGTGTAATCGCAACAGCCTACGGTCGACTGCTGCGCGACGAACTGCGCGCCTTCCAGGACGGCTTGACGCTGCTGCTGGAATTCAACGACCTGTACATCTGGAGCGATGGGGACAGCCGCGATCCACAACGCCCCTCTCAAGCCGAATTCAGCCAGCGAGCAGTGTCGAAAAAATATGGCTACGTAGTGATCGGTGGCTACGCCAAAGGCTACACCGCGCAGGAGTTTCGCCTATCCCTGCATCAGGTACTCCCCTCACTGGTACTGGTCGGGGTCGCCAGCATGTTCATTACATACCTGGG encodes the following:
- a CDS encoding type 1 glutamine amidotransferase domain-containing protein codes for the protein MSKKMLVVLTNTAKYPTLKRATGLWLGEAVHFVETVERAGYKVDYVSPLGGYVPVDPHSLQMAPDLDWQWYDDKRFMTRLGSTLSPGRVKASEYCVIYYTGGHGVMYDFVDNQPLQELARQVYENSGIIAAVCHGVVGLLNIKLSDHTLLLKGRKVTGFSNTEEKLAELDKVVPFLTENELGARGGDYSKHEDPWMPYVVVDDRLITGQNPASTALLAEKVLAKLKQR
- a CDS encoding CSS-motif domain-containing protein, producing MATSKTHIINWRKLLLILAIGMIPVLSGLLVMDYQLERKLEENARISVQEAVFSIDQALDRMEASLEKTLPLAGKPCVEVLGALDQRVASSPHLRSLVLTRGKQAYCATDMDPLEYLSAFSGSGLQTQLAFDAPSSPNAAIIKIQKPHSDPGVIATAYGRLLRDELRAFQDGLTLLLEFNDLYIWSDGDSRDPQRPSQAEFSQRAVSKKYGYVVIGGYAKGYTAQEFRLSLHQVLPSLVLVGVASMFITYLGLPRTRKRTANTAAIDS